In Nonlabens agnitus, the DNA window AGGACTTGGTTTTGGTGCACTTATCTTGGGTCAAGTACTCTAGGTAGCAAACCAAAAAATTTATGGCACAACTTGTAACGGTTGGTTGCAAGTTGTGTTTTTAAAACAGCAATCAGAATTAATTTAGACAGAAGATTATGTTAGAAGATTTTTCGCCAGGCTTGTTTATCATGCAGGCCATTATATTGATTATACTGGTATTACTTCTAGGAAAATATGCCTGGAAGCCTATCCTAGCTGCTCTAAGTGAGCGTGAAGAAGGAATCGCAAATGCACTTGACGCTGCCGCAAAGGCTAAAGCTGAAATGGCACTACTGCAAGAATCCAATAAGGCTGCCGCTCAAGAAGCTCGCGCAGAACGTGATGCGATCATCAAGGAAGCTCGTGAGATCAAGGAGAAAATGCTCGTGGACGCTGCAGCAACCGCACAGGAAAAAGCAGACAAGATTATTGCAAGCGCTCAAGAAGCTATTCAAGCAGAAAAGAAAGCAGCTCTAGCAGACATCAAGTCGCAAGTAGCAGACCTATCTGTTGCCATTGCAGAGAAAGTTACCCGCAAGGAACTTTCTGAAAAAGAGGCGCAGTTTGCTCTCATTGACAAAATGCTAGCTGACGCAAACATCTAGAAAACAACTATGAAACTTTCAAGAGCAGCATCCCGATATGCCAAAGCCATCCTAGATCTAGCGATCGACAAGAAGGAAGCGGCTGCCGTGAATGAAGACATGAAATCTGTCCTTACGACGGTTCATAAAAACAAAGAGCTTCAGGATTTCTTGAAAAGTCCTGTGGTAAAAACAGAACAAAAGCGCGGTGCGTTGCGTCAAGTTTTTAGCCAGGTTGGTGGTATCACCATGGGAGCTTTTGACTTGATCGTTGACAATCAACGTGCAGATATCCTGAGTGATATTGCTACTAAGTACATTCTGCTTTTTGATGAAATGAACAAGCGTGAGGTAGCTACTGTTACCACGGCTGTAGAGATTTCAAAAGAGTTGGAAGCTAAAATTCTTGCTAAGGCTACAGAACTGGCAGGCAAGGAAATAACTCTTGAAAAGAAAATTGACCCTAGTATCGTTGGTGGATTCATCCTGCGCGTTGGTGATAAAGAAATCAATGCCAGTGTTCACAGCACCTTGGGTGATCTAAAAAGAGAATTTGCATACAAGTACTCGATAGAGTAAAACAAATTTTGAACAGTACGCTTTCGCGAAAGCGAAAACAACAATAATATATTAGGTCCCAAAAGACCGAAGCAATAGTATAAATAGAACAACATGGCAGAAGTAAATCCAGCAGAAGTATCTGCAATACTTAAGCAACAATTATCAGGTTTTGATGCTACGGCATCCCTTGATGAAGTGGGAACCGTTCTTACCGTAGGTGATGGTATCGCACGTGTTTATGGTCTTTCAAACGCACAATATGGAGAACTTGTTTCTTTTGAGAGCGGTATGGAAGGTATCGTATTGAACCTTGAAGAAGATAACGTTGGTGTGGTACTTTTGGGTCCATCCATCGAGATTAAAGAAGGTGATACAGTAAAAAGAACCGAGCGAATTGCTTCCCTAAGAGTTGGTGAAGGAATTGTAGGTCGAGTTGTAAATACTTTAGGCCAGCCTATCGACGGTAAAGGTCCTATTGAAGGTGATCTTTATGAGATGCCTCTTGAGCGTAAAGCTCCAGGAGTTATCTACCGTGAGCCGGTAACCGAGCCTATGCAGACCGGTATCAAGTCCATCGACGCCATGATTCCTGTAGGACGTGGACAGCGTGAGTTGGTTATTGGTGACCGTCAGACGGGTAAGTCTACCGTGTGTATCGATACCATCATCAACCAGAAGGAATTCTATGATGCTGGTGAGCCAGTATATTGTATCTATGTGGCCATAGGTCAAAAAGCTTCTACCGTTGCATTAATTGCAAAGGTTCTTGAAGAGGCTGGAGCTCTTGCCTATACTACTATTGTTGCTGCAAATGCATCAGACCCTGCACCTATGCAGGTGTACGCACCATTTGCTGGAGCTGCGATTGGAGAGTACTTCCGTGATACAGGTCGTCCTGCATTGATCATTTATGATGATTTGTCTAAACAAGCGGTAGCCTACCGTGAGGTGTCCCTATTGCTACGTCGTCCACCAGGACGTGAGGCTTATCCAGGTGACGTTTTCTTCTTGCACTCAAGATTATTGGAGCGCGCGGCAAAAGTCATAAACGATGACAAAATTGCTGCAGAGATGAACGACTTGCCTGATAGCTTAAGACCTATCGTTAAAGGTGGTGGATCATTAACGGCACTACCTATTATCGAAACTCAGGCTGGTGACGTATCTGCCTATATCCCAACTAACGTGATCTCGATTACAGATGGACAGATATTCTTAGATGGTGACTTGTTCAACTCTGGTGTACGTCCAGCGATTAACGTAGGTATTTCTGTATCTCGTGTTGGTGGTAACGCACAGATCAAATCGATGAAGAAAGTGGCTGGTACCTTGAAGTTGGATCAAGCTGCTTTCCGTGAATTGGAAGCTTTCGCAAAATTTGGTTCTGACCTAGATGCTGCGACTTTAAGTGTTATCGAGAAAGGAAAGAGAAACGTGGAGATCTTGA includes these proteins:
- the atpF gene encoding F0F1 ATP synthase subunit B, whose amino-acid sequence is MLEDFSPGLFIMQAIILIILVLLLGKYAWKPILAALSEREEGIANALDAAAKAKAEMALLQESNKAAAQEARAERDAIIKEAREIKEKMLVDAAATAQEKADKIIASAQEAIQAEKKAALADIKSQVADLSVAIAEKVTRKELSEKEAQFALIDKMLADANI
- the atpH gene encoding ATP synthase F1 subunit delta, with translation MKLSRAASRYAKAILDLAIDKKEAAAVNEDMKSVLTTVHKNKELQDFLKSPVVKTEQKRGALRQVFSQVGGITMGAFDLIVDNQRADILSDIATKYILLFDEMNKREVATVTTAVEISKELEAKILAKATELAGKEITLEKKIDPSIVGGFILRVGDKEINASVHSTLGDLKREFAYKYSIE
- the atpA gene encoding F0F1 ATP synthase subunit alpha, which codes for MAEVNPAEVSAILKQQLSGFDATASLDEVGTVLTVGDGIARVYGLSNAQYGELVSFESGMEGIVLNLEEDNVGVVLLGPSIEIKEGDTVKRTERIASLRVGEGIVGRVVNTLGQPIDGKGPIEGDLYEMPLERKAPGVIYREPVTEPMQTGIKSIDAMIPVGRGQRELVIGDRQTGKSTVCIDTIINQKEFYDAGEPVYCIYVAIGQKASTVALIAKVLEEAGALAYTTIVAANASDPAPMQVYAPFAGAAIGEYFRDTGRPALIIYDDLSKQAVAYREVSLLLRRPPGREAYPGDVFFLHSRLLERAAKVINDDKIAAEMNDLPDSLRPIVKGGGSLTALPIIETQAGDVSAYIPTNVISITDGQIFLDGDLFNSGVRPAINVGISVSRVGGNAQIKSMKKVAGTLKLDQAAFRELEAFAKFGSDLDAATLSVIEKGKRNVEILKQAQNNPYPVENQIAIIYAGSKNLLRNVPIEKVKEFERDYLELLNAKHRGTLDTLKAGKLTDEVIDTLTAVAKDLSSRY